The genomic interval CAAGTGCACACGTCAGCAGAATCCATACATTTAGTGGGGCCCATCCAATGATcaccatccatccatccatctcTATTCTGCTTTAAAGTCTGCACATAATCAAACGTTATTGCACAACTTTCAAGACTTGGACTACCACTGAACTTTTTTATGGGtgaatcataattttattgaaataaaaaaacaagagaatacAACAGacggaaaaaaaaccaaagaaaccaaacaattaaaaaagacaaaatcTCATTAGTGGTGAaggtataataaaataaatacaaaaaaacaagtAGAGAGGAAGCTGGACGAGTTAAGTCATCCTCCTAGAGACACTAGTCTGCCCAAGTTACTGAAGAGATGAGATTACTCTGGAGATAAACTACTCTCAGGGCGGGCGGTGTGATATGTGGGCCTACTACTTAAGAAGTTGATAGATCTCTTGATTTTCTGGGAAGCTTTAAAATTGAACGGTTGAAAAAAATCTGGAGCTGCAGAAAGCCAAGTTAAAAGTGTATTAACAATTTTGAGTAAAGTAGAATGTAAGGGCAAATAGTTAGATTGAAAAATTCAGTTGTTTCACTCCAACcaaaatattccaaataattaCTCTAAAAATGAAATCCAGATATTtcgtaaattaaaatttaaagaagATATCTAAGAGGTCTAAATACTGAAAATTCAGTGAGAAAGATGAGagttaatgttttgtttaaaGAAAGACCAAATTCTCTCCGAGTAATCACAATCGAGGAATTGATGATCCAGTGTAATATAACTACCACTAActccttatttatttaattaattaattaattataataacaacaacaataactaattttttatatttttttgagtttgtGGTGATGAGTAGGATGTCCATaatttgactatatatatataaatcatggTTGTTAGTGTAATATAACTACCACCGactccttatttatttattaattaataattaattaattaattaattataataacaacaacaataactaatttttttatatttttttgagtttgcGGTGATGAATAGGATGTCCATaatttgactatatatatataaatcatggTTGTGTACTTGTGTCTCATGCTGTCTCTTTATCCACATCCGCTCTTTTGCCTCGGGATTTGTGTTATGCTCTCCGTGATGCACCGAACTAGCTACAATGAAGATCGTTACACGTGGCGCGAGTCCGTTTCTCTATTTTAAGTTATTCGATAAAAAGATTCCACTTTTGAAGTAGGGCCCACGACTGCGCCGCCGCTAATTACCAAAAactgtatatatttttttattagaaccatacttttttatatgttttttttatgaacacGACTTcttgaatttattatatttaaatgtgagttaaaattaatttttaaataaaagttagtCTAATTATTGAccttattttattcaaataaaaaaattaaaaatatatcactATCTATATCTTTGgctgctttttttatttttaaaataatgttttagtGCTTTGGGTTGGaattaacaatataattaacTTGCTGAACCATAGCACATTAACCCATTAAATGAAGACCATTAATCAGAATGTACATATATTTGTATAGATTTatcttatgatttttaaaatttaaaatttatcaattaaatCCCTGATATAACTTGTCATATAAATACCTTTGCTAAAAATGattgcaagaaaaagaaaagcttgCTAATTTTAAGTTTGCATGTGAATTATCAGCGGcaccattttttaaaataaaaataatttattttaatttctaaatggctttatttcttttgacttctaaattataaaaaaatttacgaTCAATATTTATCTTTATGACGGGTGAATATGGGATGCGATATCAccttgtgatttaatttttttatcaaagatgcaaaaattatttttggtacCGTAAATCATTTGAACCAAATGactttagtaattttatatttttcatctaatatatgataaataaatattacagaAATATAGCAATATTTTGGAGCAAAAATACCAAAAACTAAGacattttataatttagaagtcacaataaataaattttttaaaatgaaaaaacaataattatgtGTGACTTTAGTTCTCaaactaaattataattaattaataaaaagttaaaaaatatatattccaatAATTGTGAGAATAATTAAGGAATAAAATTAGATGGTAATAACCGTAATTAATCATATAAAATGAATTGTGTCATTTAATGACAATATAATTGATTCTCCGTTACCTCTTTCTCCGAGACTTCCAAGCTTCGGCCGCTGAGCGAGAGGGAGAGAGTGAGAAAGATTCAGCCTTTATATAGCGCAAGGCCTCGTCTTCTTGCCAGCACTGATCTCTAGGGTCACGAGAATCGCTGTTGCATCTCGATTTGAGGTAATTTTTTTGATTCCTGAACTCATTGGTTGTGGAAAGATAGCCTTTTGGTGGTTTTTCGGTGGAATTGGGTTTTTGATTTTATAGGTTGTGATTGGAGGTTGAGGTTGGTGGTGAAGCAATGGCGCTTTCTTCGCGTGTGAGCTCTTACCGAGTTCATGGATTTGAGGTGATGGGTTCTGGAGTGGATGTTCGCAGGAGTAGCTTGAGAGGGATGGAGAAATCTGTGAGTTTGGCTGTGAATGGTTGGAGTTTGGAGAGAAGAATGAGAGCGTTGCAATTGGGTGTTGGTGGGTTTGGAAGGGGGAATCGTGTGGTGGTCGCTGCGAGCCCGCCTACGGAGGATGCTGCCGTGATGACAGAACCGTTGACAAAGGAGGATCTTGTCGGGTACCTTGCTTCTGGGTGCAAGGCGAAGGAAAAATGGAGGTTTGTTCTTGAATCGCTCTTCTGCTTTGATTTTCCTTGTGGCTATTGTCTGACAGTATGATTATAGTGTTTTAGATAATGTTAATTAAGTGTTTATTATGctttgttgcttcaattttaaACATGGTTGATGTTATATTCTGAGGATTCACTATTGTTAGAATTTAACGTTTAGTTGGTCTTGTATGGCCAGGATTATTGTTAATTTACTGCTCCTTGGTAAATTATATGGTTTTCAAATGTTTTACTGTGTCTTTGATTCATATGAAGAGTTAATGCCTactgttttcatatatatggtGTGTCTGACCTCGTATCATTAATTTTTGACAGGATAGGTACTGAACATGAGAAGTTTGGTTTCGAAGTTGGGACTTTACGGCCTATAAAATATGAGCAGATTGCCGAGTTACTGAATGGCCTGGCAGAGAGATTTGACTGggataaaataattgaaaacgATTATGTAATTGGGCTCAAGCAGGTAAGATTACCATTTTCTAATGCTTTGATTGTATTGATCGTTGTTTGTGGAGATAACCGACCTAATCTTTGAATCTGTAGTAGTATGGTTTATGTGCTAATTATCAAACATTTGTTTCAGACACCTattatgagttttttaaatTCTCTCCATTGCTGTTGATTTTTTCAAACCTATTTTACCCGAACCTCTTGTTTGTTCTCTTAAGTCCTTCTGAAGGATTTTATATGTGTACAATTTATGCTTTTACAAGCTATCATACCTATACAGGGGCTTATCCTCAGGTTTACTTCCATTGAGGTCTAGTAGATGAGGATGCAatgttttgaagaaattttCTAAGGAGAAATTGGTTTTTTGTACTGTTTCCTATTTAATTGAGGACTTTTCACCATCTATCAAGCAGGGAAAGCAAAGCATCTCACTGGAGCCTGGTGGTCAATTTGAGCTTAGTGGAGCACCCCTTGAAACATTGCATCAAACTTGTGCAGAAGTCAACTCACATCTTTATCAGGTCATTGGTCATACGATATTAACGTTGTCAATATTTGTATGTACCAGTTATCCTCTGCTGCGTGTTTTGGACCTTTTCTGGTATATAAGCTTTGAGTCTCTTATTTTAGCTACCCAACTTCAAGTAACTTTTTTTGTCGTTTCTGCCGTGAAAAGTACAAACACTTTCTGCTCATAGATCTTTTGGTGGCTatcatttttgaatttcaattaTTGATAATACTGATAAATCTTAATGGctttcattttatattaaattctaCTTATTGATCATCTAGACTCTCGGATCACCATGATGTACTGGTTATTacttgaagtttttttttaacttattttttataacttgtGGTTTTCTTGTGTAGTGTAATGACTATATTTTGGTGCCTTGGATTAGCTACAGTGAATCTGCGGCTGCTGGAAATAACTAACTAAAATGTACCTGTTAATTAAATGTGGTATATGGTAATTGTAGTTTTGCAGTTGAAATGTAGCTTGCTGAGACTGTATTTGGCActgtaataaatatgttattatttcttaACCAGATTCCATTGTCGCCTAGTATTTTGTAGAAGAATCTCAAAGCAGCAGATAAATAGGTGTCTTctttaaaaacccaaaaattcTTTTGAAGCAACTCAAGTTAGAAAACTCAACCCAATTGTTATCACAGAGTTTACTATATAAAATGTTGCATATCATTTCCCGATTCATGGAAATGGAATTGCAGACGATTGTAGAAGACTATGATTTGACCATTAGTTGTTAAGTAACATTGTTTTTAGAGTTCTAGGTAATTCTATTTTTAGTTTGTCTGAATGATCATGATGGAAAAACCAATTTCAACCATCTTTTTAGTCATGGGTATATCTTATATGTGGCagtgtgttttttaatttttatgagttCTATATCCATTCGATAGTTGTGGCATGCCTTATTTTTTGTGACTTCTGGGTGAACTTATGATTTTAAAGAATACCGTTTCTCATAACAATATTACTTGTCTCTAACTACCCGTCAGCAGGCATGAGGAAACATATGCTAGATGGTTGAAATACAAAAGAGCAgcttttgtgttttctttaatCTGTTTATTTTGGAGTCAGAATAAACATCTTTTAGTTGTTGTGCCGTCATTATTATTTGTGTTgtcttttttgaaaaaaataattgtaaagTGACCTCACTTCAATGAGTACAAGCCTCCTTATGTATGTTATTGTGACCctattattttatcatgttCACCGAAAAGAAATTGCATGTGTATGTGAGGAACAAGGCACTAAATTGTGAAGCTTGAGCTTATGATTTAGTCTCACTTTAAACCTCTGTGCAATGCTTGTCATTAGGTAAAAGCTGTGGCTGAGGATATGGGCATTGGATTTTTGGGGATTGGTTTCCAGCCAAAATGGGCACTGAAGGACATTCCTATAATGCCGAAAGTGAGAAGCTATCCCTGCTATATTTGTTCATGTTTTGTGTTTTACCCAGCGATAGTATTTGTTCCTTTTCTACATCCCACCAACTATCATGAATACCTGGCCACATCCTTTTGTAATACTATATACCCTTTTCTCctgtttcttatttttgataTGTCCTGACTATAGTTGATTTCATCAATTGAAAGTTGAAACCAATCCAAAAGTTTTAAGAAATACTCTTCTTATTGTACGAATATTGTGGCTTTGGGTTGTTTTATATGGATATATTTGATGATGACATATTCTATTTGCTGCCTTGATAATTGGCTTATTCAGGACTTTTTTTCCAGGGAAGGTATGAGATAATGAGAAACTACATGCCAAAAGTTGGTTCCCTTGGACTTGATATGATGTTCCGGACTTGTACTGTTCAGGTTAGATTTCACTAATAATTTCCAAAAGACTATTATTTTATCAGTGGCATTAATATACATTTGGTGATGTACTGAGCACCAATCCATTCTGGATGATATGTAAGGCAAGGTATCAAATAATGGGTTACTGATGGTTATCTGTTCTCCATAGGTTAATCTTGACTTCAGTTCTGAGGCTGATATGATCAGGAAGTTTCGTGCTGGCCTTGCCTTGCAACCTGTTTGTATCTTTTCCGCCTACTGCTTCTTTAAACTCttgcattttttaattttatttagtaatAACCAATGCTTGAAACAGATAGCTACGGCGATTTTTGCAAATTCACCTTTTACTGAAGGAAAGCCTAATGGATATCTTAGTATGAGAAGGTGTTTATCAAATGCTTACTTTATGCATCATCTGCTGATTTAGATGCTACAATTtttaagtgtgttttttttttaaacttcccTAATATCTGCTGCAGCCATATATGGACTGACACTGATAATAACCGGGCAGGCATGcttccttttgtttttgatgACTCTTTCGGGTATGTTTTTCCTTTATTCCTATTTTTACCAATCATTAGATTTCAGTTAACCTGTTTAATGGTGGACTATAATTTCGATGTGAGAGTTGTGGAATGCCAATGGACAGTACTTTCTTTTTGCTTGAGTGTGATGATAGAAGAAAACAGAAGAAGGGAAATTTATGGAAGAAAAGGAATAGAagtttatcaatatatatatatatatatatataatttgcttcttcatttcttctttcaACCAAACAGAATAAATTAAGTGTTACTgtattttcccttttttgtttttttttgtcaatccAGTCATGCCTCTAGTTCATATGTACTCATCAGCTTCCTattcaatttattttctaaaacttTTCATAAAAACTCTTTCTGATATAGTTTAATGACAATATAGTATTGTTTTactgatatatatttttaatgtcaGAATTATTATTGGTTTGCTTCATTATTGTGTTTCTTTGTCATTTTGCAGATTTGAGAGATATGTGGATTATGCACTAGATGTTCCAATGTACTTTGTGTATCGTAATAAGAAGTATATTGATTGCACTGGAATGTCCTTCCGGGTTTCCTTCTATCCTtgaaattcttcttcttcttctttttctttttaaaaatatatattttttcctgCTACTACTTCACACATGCCTTGCCATTACAAATTATTTTCCACTTATTGATTTAATCAATTGAAAATTCTAATTCAATAATACATTGGCAGGATTTTATGGCAGGAAAACTTGCACCAGTTCCTGGAGAATTACCCACACTAAATGATTGGGAGAATCATCTAACGACAATCTTCCCTGAGGTTTATTTAGAATCAGTGACTTTAATATTGTAGCCATCAGCTTAAAAGTTGATATTATGTCCTTCAATTTGCAGGTCAGACTGAAAAGGTACTTGGAAATGAGAGGTGCAGATGGAGGTCCTTGGAGGAGATTATGTGCTCTGCCAGCATTTTGGGTATTATTTCTATTAAACTCCTTTTCTTGATTGCcgttttactattttatttaggAAAGGTTCCTTATATGCCAATTGGCCTTATTGGATCCATGCAAGCCTTCTCTCCCTACATTTCCAGCTTGCGTAATGAATGGCAGCAATTCTTAGAAAGTTGCCATGCATCTCCAATACTCCAAGCAATCTCTTCTTTCTTGACTTGGACTTTTTGTGCTTTGGTTTGCTTTATTCTTGTGATGATGATTTTTGTTATTAGCTTGTTGGAATTTGTTCCTTTGATTTTTACATGTCAAGTTTCTTAGTACTTTTCTAATATGCTTTACCAGTCTCTACCAatattttgactttttttcaAATGCAGGTGGGCTTGTTATATGATGAGGTCTCACTACAAAATATTCTAGATTTGACTGCTGACTGGAcaaatgaagaaagagaaatgCTAAGAAGAAAGGTGAAAAGGATtacttttttaagttttatggTTATTGGCTGTACCATTGTCATCTGCTTCATTCATGAAAGTTCATTGTATTGCACATTCAGAATTTGGTTATGGTTCAGGTAACTGAtttgtaacaatttttttacagGTACCAGTTACTGGCTTGAAGACACCATTTCGAGATGGTTTGCTGAGACATGTTGCAGAAGACGTGTTGCAATTTGCAAAGGTGCGTTCTGTATctattatttgaaagttaaagcTCTTgtaatactttctttttttcatcaagaatGCCATAAGTAACATCTATCTTAAATAATGGTGTAGGATGGGCTGGAAAGAAGGGGGTACAAAGAAGCTGGCTTTCTAAAAGAAGTGACCAGTGTGGTTTCAACAGGTAATTCCTTTCATTAATATTGCTCGGAATCATTGTTCTGGCCATGCATGTCTTGTAAGTGTGTCACTTCTCTTGAGGTGGCATCTTATTTAGCATGATTTCCAAATCTTTGTTACCTCTCTCCTCTTTCAGTGCTTTATTTGCATATGACCTTAGTTAGAAGAACACTATTTAGTATGATTTTGGTCATGTACCTTCATCAGGAGAATGCTGTATATTAGGCCATTCACATCTTATTTAGTATGATTTCCAAATCTTTGTCACCTCTCCTCTATGAGTGCTACAAACTTTAGCTAGGAGAATGCTATTTAAGCTCACTTGCATGTTATTAAGTGTGATTTCAAACCATGGTCACCTTCTGCTTCAACTTGAAGACTTCTCTCTCCATTCTATTTCAAGTAACTAGCTACAAGTAACTAATGATTGTTCAATCAGAATATTCAGCATGAATGAAACAAAAGGAATCTTACCAGACAAAAGCATAAGCATCAATTCTTCATGTTCAAAGTTTCGGCATCTAATGTCGTTTGTTTTCTTCGGCAGGGGTGACACCAGCAGAGAACCTCTTGGAGTTGTACCATGGGAAGTGGGGACAAAATGTCGATCCCGTCTTTGAGGAGTTGTTGTATTAGCaaattttcaatgttttatatgcatttctTTGCATGAGCCCCCCTTGTTCTTCATCGGggtgaaaatattaatttgtctTCCTAGAATAAATCTATGTACAATCCATCTTACCAGAGTTGCTGGGTGTTTGCAACGCTCGTCGGTTGGAAAATTTATAACTTTCACCCTAGTATTTCTATATTTTCCTTACCATCAAGTATCAACACATACGcatgtttatagtttttatatctAGTTACTAGGTGTTTTTTGGAAATTTACACGTCACCAGCCATatcattcgtgtggctggtttcgTGTGAGGTTTTCGTTCTATGTAGCATTACTCTTTGAAaaacatatatctatatataaaaaacctCTCTCCCTCTCCTATAgattaatatatgtatgtatatatacttgtcttgtttgtaaaaatacaaaacaaaactattttttttgtcacaagagtagtgttcttttgtttttttgttttttttaattaataagtttTACCTCATTACAGTCAATTGCAAGACTGCCATAGTTGAATGTTCTTCCctcttttaaaaattgtataaatagaaaaataatatagtatataCTACTTTATCATTAATGAGAATAGAGTAGATCAACATATGAACAAATTGGCATACATACAGTTCACatacaatttttatatataagaaatatagTCAACCTATCAGCAACCTATGACCATAAACTTCATTGGATAAAATCATAGGTTTGATATGGAGGTAGATAATTGGACAATATTATTAACAGTATGTCCTTAAAtttgtcttcttttatttatttattttccactGATATTCAATcctatttaatttaacttaCAATTAATTCCTATTATTAGAAGCAAAAAGCCCTAATAGAAGTTCAAGTACTTCTAAAACCTTATAAAGGGAGGAATATCAGAGGCGGTATTCATGGTAGTGAGATTTTCAGCGTTTGATATCCCTTGTTGTAGTGCTTCTTGACTGACTTCTTTTTATAacgtttatttttcttttattaattaatttatttattatttggttatttcaaaaatggcaattttttttgagtaatggtatttttactaaataaattTCCTAtgccaagttggcatccatgtcattctttctttatctctttttttaaaaaattaaaaattaaaattaaaaattaaatttctatttattatttaaatcttaaatttaaacatttaatcataaatgataaaccgaaaaCTCCCACTTTAAACCTTATACTGTATAGAATTTAGGGCAtaagatttagggtttagggtttaggatttaggatttagggGTTAGGGTTTAAGATTTAGCATTTaaggtttagtatttattatttagggtttaattttttagatttttaggtataaattttgtagtatttgggtttaagattttagatatggttatattttaaattttaagaatttaaggatttttaaggtttaaatttgaagtttatttaaaaaataatgatatagactataatagcatttttttttttaaaaaaaaattattttaaacaaaattataaaattatatatcaaaatgaatAATGCTTTTTGCCTTCAAAACTCTTATTCCAATAATTGATGTTGCTACCAAAATCAGCATTGGCGACACAACCCTTCATAGTGGCCGCTCGGCCcacaaaaacaattttttaggACTTCCTATTAATTCAACCATGATGCTTACTTCGATGGGCAGTGGCTATCAAATCTTCAAAAAGTGAACATTCAACTTTGCATCTTTATCTGAAGATGTGATTCTCAGGTGGCAAGTCAGAGTCCACACCAGGGACCTATTCATTAATGTAAGTTATCGGATTTGAACTCAGGGTAATAAAAATCTCCTGCCTCAATTTTAAGCAAATAAGATTGTACCGCTGAGCTATGAGCTCATTTAATGTAAGTTATCTGaatttgattattaataataattttgttttaaaaaatgaattatttgtGTTTAGCTCACATGAGCTACTTCATcataattacaaattaaatttcagaaaacacaaaacacATTCACAGATGCGCTAGTGAGGGGAAGCACAAAAATTGCACAAAAAGCGGTGAAAGGttacatatatattacataaaaaataacattgcATAAATTTATCAACTTTTGATAATACCAGCTGCCATCTTTTCAGTTATGCCACTTATGTTACAAACATCATGTTTTGAAGAAgtaaatatctatatattctTTGAATGTAAGTTTGAATGTAGTCAtacattttttatcaaaaatgtaGTCATGCATTTTTATAGTTTTCTATATCTAGTTACTAGGTGTctttttggaaattttgaaaaagaatacaagtatatataaaaggcctctctctctctctctctctctctctctctctcacacacacacacacacacacacacacacacacacacacacacatacacacacgcACACAGAGACACCATGGCTAGCAAGATGAAATTGGAGAtgtccttctccttctcttgcCCTCCCTCTCGCCTTCcatctccctctccctctcgtCCTTGTGTTAAATGCAAGCAAATGAGGATCAAGATGCATGCTGCTCTCTTGATCTCCACACTCTTAATTCTGGCCTTCTTTCTCCTACTACTGCACATAGCTGGAGCTAGTGAATTCCAATTGGGCCTGATGACAGGGATGCTGATAGCATACTCTGCTTTGGCGTGCCACGTTTTCAACTCAAGGACGACTCAAGGTTGGGATTCTTGGACTCTTTTTagaagctttatatatatatatatatatatatatatatatatatattcatttcttcTATATATGCAGTTCCCCAGAGAAATGATTCTGAACAAGAAGCAGTAGCACCACCACAGGGAGAAGATGGGAACATTAATGATCACCAGATATTGCAGATGGTCTAGCAGCTTGTAAGGTAATGTTTCTTATTCGAgtcatctttatttttattttcttttaatttatatggTGTAATGCGATAATATTAGTAATGGTTCTTGCAGGTTAATCTTCTTGATCAAATGGCCGGGTTGCTATATATAAAAGCTTATCTTTCATTCTttaaaacaatggttttttcttGATTCGTTTACCAGTTGGGACAGTAATTTCTGGATCATCAATTGATTTTGTTGTTACAGTACATCTGCTTCTTCTTGAAATGTTTCATGCCTAGATTTTGAATACTTCTTGTGCTTTCTAGATTTCTTGTGCTTTTGTTTGGTGATATATGTATGTGCTGCAGGCTTAGATTCTTAGTTCCAACAGACAAACTCTATGTTAACAAGTTAGTGATATCTCCAgattttgatggattttaaatttcatatgcTGTTGTTGGCATAATGGTATGAATGTTCTTAATTTTCTAGAATTCtggataataattaaattgatattGTTGTTAGAGTGcatctgcttctttttcttgaattgTTTCATACCTAGATTTTGAATACTTGTTCCAGTACTGGACCATTATTTTGGCATTAAACTTCTTTTTTCGAATACTATCTTGTTGAAGATTCTGGTTGGCATAAAACTTCTTTTTGAATACTTCTTTCTGGTTGTTCAGGATTCTGTCTTCTTGTAAGTTAGCTCAGATTTTAAGTTATTCAAAACTCATGTTTATTAATTAGTAATATGGAAATGATTGTTGATACAAGGTTCATCTGATTAAATgatatgataaaatattaaactGTTAAATGATTATAATTGTAGCAGTATTATCAATTAATGTCAGTTCATATTAGCTATTATTAATTGCAAATAATCACCTATTTGGCTATTTGCATTCATGCTAAACAGTGTAAATGCAATTCATGGCATAACATCAATTATCAATATGAAGCTAGTAAGCATATAATTAATGACCCATCAAAATGCCTACCTTGTAATGGTAGGTTGGGTGAGGGAATAGTTAAtatcaatctaaaaatatattaaatatatatgaaggaGTCACTATCACAGGTAGAGTAaacccattatatatatatatatatagatatatatacagtgGTGATTGAATTACCTCCGTAGATTTACAGTGTGATGAATACTGCCATTCCTCAGGAATAGCGCACAGTGCTTGTTGCATGAGAACCTGCTTTCGAAAGTTAATCTAAACAGCACGTAGCTTTGCGATTTGTACTGTACGTCCAACTTCATTTGCACTTCCCTCAcaacaaaatatgaaacaaaagTCGATTAGTTATAGTATTGTTTATTAACATAACAAAATTAAGTACAATAGTTATTGTACTGTTTATTTACATGTTTAATCCTCTCTTTTATCCTCTTTcggtgtttattttatttttattttttttctattctctctataggtttttttttatcagcAGACATTCTAGGGTTTAGTATATATTCGTAAATTACAtttttgccatatatatatatacatatattagtcATGCTATCAAATGCTAATAACCATATCACATAACCTATTTACACATCATAAAAGGTTCATGGATATATGACTTAACACCATTAATTAGTCCATATACCAAACATAATATTTAACCACATCATTGGTTATTAGCATGCAATATTcctttgtttaactattacgATATCAACATTAATGATTATGGATATTAAGTAATAGTTTATCATGTGGTGATTGGTGAACTGTAGCATAAATGGatgaataacaataaaatataaggAGACCACACTCATTGGCAGAGGAAAAAAACCTTCCAAGTAATGTCTAAATAGATTAAATTAAgagagaataaaataataatgcttAGTTAcgaatgatttttgttttaataaaataaatagaataaatagaATTTCTCATactcatattaattatatttttaatttagtttcttCCATGAGTAAAACCCGGTActgatttataaatttattttataaaaaaaatttaatactagttattttattattttttattatttttaggctACAGACGACCAAGGCCTTGCGCGGAGGCCCATAATTTTCTAGGGCCCAcgattcatatatatttttaaaaaattatgtttaattagtATTATCCTATTCACTTATATAATTACTCta from Dioscorea cayenensis subsp. rotundata cultivar TDr96_F1 chromosome 7, TDr96_F1_v2_PseudoChromosome.rev07_lg8_w22 25.fasta, whole genome shotgun sequence carries:
- the LOC120265459 gene encoding glutamate--cysteine ligase A, chloroplastic — protein: MALSSRVSSYRVHGFEVMGSGVDVRRSSLRGMEKSVSLAVNGWSLERRMRALQLGVGGFGRGNRVVVAASPPTEDAAVMTEPLTKEDLVGYLASGCKAKEKWRIGTEHEKFGFEVGTLRPIKYEQIAELLNGLAERFDWDKIIENDYVIGLKQGKQSISLEPGGQFELSGAPLETLHQTCAEVNSHLYQVKAVAEDMGIGFLGIGFQPKWALKDIPIMPKGRYEIMRNYMPKVGSLGLDMMFRTCTVQVNLDFSSEADMIRKFRAGLALQPIATAIFANSPFTEGKPNGYLSMRSHIWTDTDNNRAGMLPFVFDDSFGFERYVDYALDVPMYFVYRNKKYIDCTGMSFRDFMAGKLAPVPGELPTLNDWENHLTTIFPEVRLKRYLEMRGADGGPWRRLCALPAFWVGLLYDEVSLQNILDLTADWTNEEREMLRRKVPVTGLKTPFRDGLLRHVAEDVLQFAKDGLERRGYKEAGFLKEVTSVVSTGVTPAENLLELYHGKWGQNVDPVFEELLY